GACCCGATACGGTTTTctaatatatacaaaaattcgtGTAATTAAAACCATATACGATATCGTATCCGTATATTAAAATTGTTTCGTAAATTTTTAGATAACGGTGTTATAGGTTATAATACTTGACGCCTAATAGATGAACATCACTGGTTTCGTGGTGTAGTTGGTTATCACGTCAGTCTAACACACTGAAGGTCCCCAGTTCGAGCCTGGGCGAAGCCATTATTTTTtaactatttattttattaaaaacaaaaatttagAACCTTAAGCAAATAGTGTAATAGTGTATCATATTCTCTTCTTACATTCCTCTCCTTCCAGGTCCTCCATTTCTCAATATAGTTTTCGTTTTCGTTTTCCCGTGAAAGACATTTTCGGACAAAATAATACACACTAGAATTATACATAGCAATTATCTCCGTATCACATTGATCACATATCGATAACTCAGTATTTTAATCTACAAATGCACAATTAGTCTACACATACATAAGACGATACAACACAGTTGGAGACGAGGATTACATGAGGCCTATTTATACAAAAGTTACAACAGAACTAATTTTCTACATTCTACAGCTAGCCGTGAGACGACATTTTTGCACAAGATGAGATAAATTAGAATATACAAAAGATAGATTAGTGTTATATGAGATATTCTACAATAATTTTTAGCAACCTGGTTTCTATACGAGTAATTGTCGTTGAACCGATAATAAACAAGGTACTGGTTTCTCGTCTAGGTCATCCATGAATGCCTTCAACAAAGCCGAACCAGCAACTTTCCATGCAAATCCGCAGTACTTGGCCATATTTTTTCCTATTGCGTAATCATATGTGACATGGTAAAGTGCTAGAGCATCAAGACGTATATCAGCCCATGAGCGAGGACTCTTGTCAAGATCATCGGCTCCGTATAATATCTGAGCATTACAGAAGGTTGTGCTAAATAGTTGTGCAGATATGGCCAAGCTTGCAACAAAACCAGACGGATTACATGTACGAGTAAAATGAACGTACCTGTTTGTATTTCTGAATCACATCTCCTGCAGCTTCATTCTTTAACTCGCCATCTAAAGTACACGCCCCTTTCATCTCGTCTCTGTATGTTTTATAATGATCTATCCATGACTGCAATCGGGCTTCGGGAATTTCATCTTCAAAATTAGGTATTTTCCACACTAGGTATCAAGAAAATGTGAAACTGTTACAGGATGCGTCTTTCTGAAACGATCTTACACTGTCCCATATGAGAGAATTTGTGATAGTATAACATTGAAAAAGAAATGTACCGTGGATCAACTTTTCCTCCAATTTTATTTGATCTGCTCTATCAAAGATTTCTCCCAAGACGGATTTGGAATTGTAAGTGAAAGCGTCTCCTCTTCCCATATAATGAGGAAATTTTGAGGGAACCAATTCTTTCGGAACAGTAACCTAGATTATAGCAAAGGAGTTTAAGTGACCTACTTTTAGTTAAGATATTGCACCATAAATAAACAACAAACAAATAAAAGGATAGACCTTTAATCCCTTTTTCGGAGCATCTAAAGCGTCGTAATATATATCAACCAGCTGGAGCATCTTCTTCTTCACGATGCTTTTCTCATCATCACATTCAGGTCCCAGGGTCAATAGACGATCCATGTAGCTCAGCCAGCTATCAGCTGCCAAGCCTGTTGCTTTACTGAGAAGAAAGCGATATCAGATATGTAAGTAAGAATTCGTAAATGAATGTTAACTATGAAAAGATACTTGAAAATAAGTCACCTTGGCTGAAACCGTGTCACTAAGAACAAATTAAATAGCTCATGCTCGAGCTCGTCGGCTGAATAGTCAGACGGCTGCTTGACGATTCCAGTCGGCAAAGTGCAAGTACATTTCCAGGGTTCGCTCGGTTTAAAATAGCTGAGAAGCTGGAAGAGAAATATATGCCATTTGGAATATGAAACATGGATATTGATTGGAGGAAACGGATATAACATAAAACGTAAGTTGCTAACCTCTGGATTTCTAGATACCCAAAACATGTCGCCATCATAATCACCACCCGCCATTTGGTCAGCTGAGGACCTTCTTCCTTTAGTAGAAAAGAATATCGCGTATTTTGAGCTCCCAACAATGTCTTCCAAAGCCTTTTGGTGAGTAGCTTTGAGAACCCGGATGTCACCAAAGTGGATGCCGGGATTTCTATACACAAGTACGTCTCCTGATATTTGTCCGTTGTCACTGCAATAGATTGATCAGATTAACCAAACTAAGCAAAATCACTACTCAATCTCATTTAGATTCTAGACTTAAAGGCGTACTGAATAATGCAAACTTCGTTCTCGTCGAGACAGCCAACTGGGTCAGCAGTGCCCATAAGATAAAAGCTATCTTTGATTGGAAGTCTTCCTTCTTTGAGGCTTTTTTTCTCCTCCTTAGCTAGCACTTGGAGGCGCCATTGGATAAAAGGCTCTTCTAAAGGAACTCCCGACAAAAGCATTCGAGCAACTGTGAAATTGTCATCTATTTCTCCATGGATGAGAGCAACTGTCCACACCCAAAACCAAAACGGAACATCCAAATAATTCATAATTGTTGATGCAATTGTTCAAGCAACCAATTTCATAATTAAAGGACACAATAGCAGATACTCAGTTTGTGTTTTCAACACTCGAGTGAAactaacccaacccaacccaatgTGACGCATACGGTGACATAACTAAGTAAAATAACTCGAATATGACCTAAAACTAAAATTGGCGGGATCTGACCCGATATAAACATGCACAAAAATACGCAAATCAACCCCAAATGCAAGCATATACGAAATGACACGACACGAACTAACCTATATGGCTACCTGCACCCAACGACCCGGTTGCAAGTCTATACTCACCCTACTATAAGCGGAACCTTGCTGTTATTTCCACACAAAAAGCTGAAAGCAAATAAGACAGATGATTTGCGAATCTGCTGGAGAACCCCAGAACATTTCAAAACTTACCTCGCAGAGCCCCACGCATATTTGATAGCAAATTTCTAGCATCAACAATAACTTCTTCTAGAATATCCGTAAAGAATTCTCTAGGAACACCTCCAAAATGGAGCAGAGCGATCAAAAATCTTGAAAAATTCGGCTGCTTTGGGCGATTACTGGTGTCCATAAAACACTCATCAAAATCTTGATTTGAATCCACATCATTTTAATTGCAGATTTCCACAATTGAGTGAACAAATATAGTAAACTAAAAATCCATGATTGATCAACTTAAGTTCATCAGATGTACATGTATATCTAATCCAGCTACCAACTTCAGAAGAAACAAGAAACATGTATAAGTTAGATACCTGGTTGTCACAATTTCAAATGAGTTGACAGTTGGAGCAGCAATAAGTTGAGGATCAATCTTTACTTTCACCATAGAAGGCCGAATCTGGATTGTTTTTTCCGGAAGCTATAACAAAGACAATAAGCAAGAGTTCCTAGATAGTTAATTTTAAACAGCAATCGAACAACAATGGGCAATACGTATTTTTAAGGGAACCCAAGGCAACACGTTGAGGAATGTGCATTACTGAACAAACAGTAATGTCAATGTGGCAAGGTAGATGCGAATAATGCTCAGTATAACTcatgaattaaaacaaaaacaaaaacaaaatctatATTGATGATATCTAGAATAGATGAAAACATATTCCAAAAACTTCCTCTGTCCCCAAATATAGTTTACAACTTCACATTTTTCATTTTAGTTTGTCTCGTTCAAAGTTAACGATTTAAGATTCTTTCCTAGACATGTGTGGTAAAAAATGAAAATGAGATGCCCTAACCAACTCGCATATGCTTGCTAAAAAAAACCGGTTCAAACGCAGACATAAACTATCTGCAAGGGACAAAAAGAACATAAACCACCACAGAAATGATGACAAATGAAGCCAAAGTAAGAGCTACTTAATTTATATGCTGGAGGAGGCGAAGTAATCTCGCATGGCGAGAGATTGCTATTACCATTCAATAGACACATCATTAACATGATACCTTTTTATTCACAAGAACAGTTCCCTTCACCGCACGTCCATTGCAAAACATTCGGAATTGGATCAATAAAGGCTGCAAAATTTCAGAAGAAACCTTAACATATAATATTCACTACGTGCTTCATTAGACGAGGGATTTTGGAGCAAACGGGAGGGAGTGATAAaaaaaatcccttgtttggataacaaatggTGAAATGGAGTAGGACTTAAGAGGGAAATGAAGGAGATTTTGAGGGAAAACTCCCTTCCCTTTCCCACCTCTCCatccccttccccttcctttaATCCTTTTCCACCGTTGGTATTCAAACAACGCCTAAAAGAGTATTGCAAGCACTACCCAGAGAAAGAAATCAACTGCACTTACTGGGTCTGATTGGCGACATTTTAACAGGCTGGGCTCCAAAGACTTGTCTAGTAGTTTAATATCATCATGACATCTCTGGAATGACAATTTGAAAAAATTGTGGTTATTATATGGATTGCTTCCAGTTCATGATCCGATAAACAAATTCAAGAATATCTGATGACATTCAAGAATATCTGACATCTGTAAAGCACTGTTTCACATGGGACTACCGTGGAGACTAGTGTTCAAATCCCACACCACCATATATTCAGACTGCTGAAAGATTGTAGGTCTCATACACAGTGTTTTCTCTAGACAGAAAGCAGACACAAGCAATTTTGACGTTGGCAGGTTGCAGTTCGCATGTCGTGAATACCATCACTAACGACTTTATCACTTAAACTAGCACTTCCGCACTAATATATGATACCTTTATTAAGTCTATAGCCTCAGTTCAAAGTAAAATGCCAATTCATTTTACTGGACTGACACATAAGCGTATACCTCAAAGTTAGAACCATTTGCAGAACTTCCTTTAAAGCAATTTCTAGGGCATCTCTGAGCCAAGTCTTCAGAGATGAAACCCGTTCCATCTGTCTGTATCTGAAGTTTCCCATCTTCACCATACACAAAAGAACCATCTTCATTCTATTGCATATATGATATACAGGAAACAAGTTAGGGTAGTAATAAACGGTATGATGATTGCCAGCTAAAGTGGCAGAGCAAAAAAGATAACCATAAACAAAGGTAAACGTAGAAGAATTGCCTTGCATGCTATATCGTCAATATCTTCAATACGCACACCGTCATTCAAATCTACATCCAACTTAATTGTCTTTGACAATATAAGTGAGAACCTGCAGCACAATACATTATACATGCCACTGAGCAAAAAGTGCTAGAAGGAACTTAAACATAACAAGCTACTCAGTACAAGTTACAACAGTGCAACATAACAAACCTAGCCATATAAGCTGATAGACTGGAGACTGTGTGCACATGCATAAAGATGCACCTTGCTGCATGCATGGACATCTTTTGAACAGAATTAGGATTTCCTTTATAGAACTGTGAAAATGAATCCATATTAACAAAATAACACTTCACAGAGCACGATGTTGGATCATTTTTCTTCGTTCCTTTCCCCCCATCTTTAAACGCTGATTACAACAAAAAGGTAATACGAACAAGTTACTCCATGAATTAAGGAAGTACTCTTGAAAGGACAGTGTAAACAGCATTAAGAAAAAAGCTGCacaggaataagatcaataagTCGTTTGGGTGACAACATATATAAGATTCCATATCATATTGACACATATATGACTATATGTAATGGGAAAATCTGAAAGATTATCTTCGATCATCAACACATCAGGAGCCATTTGCTATAAATCAAGGGTTGTGTTTTAGATGAAAGTAAGGGTTTTAGAAATTTGACACAAAAACTTACCAAAATACAGAATCGGAAACAGTATAATGTAATTGCCTAAAAAGGAAAATATAAACAATTAAATGCAACGGAGGGCGCCATGTTTATGGTGATCTAAACTGCCAGCATTCTTTTATCCCATTCAAGTATAATTATGGGTGCATACAGCATAACTGGCTTATATGAACTGACCAAAAAAGCGATAGCATCTCGGACCAAGAAAGATCCCCTCTTCTGCAATTTTACGGAACCTGGGGTATGTCATTTCAGAGGAACCATTTGCATTTGTTCTGTCCGCCtcaaacttaacaattaaaacattctcGTCTTTTAGAACTCTCTGAAGGAAAGTGGTAGTTGTCTCTAGATATGGACCCTGAAAAAGAAAGAGTGGAAAACGATACAAATGACCAACTTAGCCCCCAAATAAGTGGAAAGAATACAGCAAATTCAGAAGCTACATAACGGAGGGAATGCACAGAAGACAAGTCTGGTGGCAATCATTCAAAGTATGTAATATATCTCGAGTTCCACATACTATAAACTCACTGATTTAACAGCAGTGATTTAAAAATGAAACTTGTCACCTATAGCTTCGATAAACACAAATGCAGGAACAAAACAGTGAAGTAGTTGCATGACTTATGACACTTAATTTCTAgaaattagaacaaaccttaaaAGCATAACTTTCATCTGAATAAACATGGCAATGATAGTAGTGAGTTTTCCTTTGAGGATCCCAATCACGATGCTGCAAGAGAGTGAATCAAAATGGATTAAGACATTGCAAGTGTTGTCTATGATCACAAGCATTGGCAAATCCACGTAGAGTTAGAAATACATGAGGTCTCATAGGCTCATAACAACGAATTCATGTAGAACTAGAAATACATGAGGTCACACAACAACAACCATTAGCCTTAAAGGATCAGGAGGGGTCGGAACTAAACAGCCGTATCCTGTGTTAATAAGACAAAGAGGCACTCGTAGACAAAAAATGTGCATTTTGTCCAACTTTGTTATCACAAAATTTAAAGAATTCTCTATAATAATGACACGAAATTTAAAGAGCACGAATGTATGCATTTGCTAGAAGCCACATGACAGGATGACAAACTACAGGTTGAGAATTTAGAGCAGTATTAGAACTCAAGCCTATAGTAGTACATCATGAGGTTGACAAAAATCCTTCCATCGGTTCTCCTTCATTGAGGAGATATTTGATCAAAAAACAAGAGCTGGAGGAGAAGTAAAAGACAATAGACGACAAAAACGTAACTACACTATCATGCATTAACATTTGCAGTAATCTGAATAAAGTTGCACCTTAAATCTATCAGCTTTGCTAACAAGTTCCTTGTCCTGGCCTAATTTATTCCAAATAAGAGACTCATAAGCGCCCATCGAAAGGTGTTCCCCTTGTGCTCTCCAACTCCGGATATCCTCAATTGATGCAACCTTCTCCAACTTATTCCTGCACAGTCACCATCTGAGTCGTCTTTGCCTACCTCAATAGCTCCCCATCCGTCAAGGAAGGAGATGGAAGGTACATTTGCAGATACTTACCTTCCTATGTAACTTAAGATCAGAAAGAGCCTCCTAAATTCAAATCCCTCTAACGCAAGAAAATGGGGACTACACCGTGACCCATTTTCTATACCTATTTCCAATCAAGAAAAGATAAAACCCCAAGTCAAACTCTTTTTCAAATGAATTGCAAAATAATACTCATTGAATTAGCCAAAACTAGAATTTGTCGAAACTTTCATTCTCAAATAATTCACCCATCAATTTGAGTCAAAATGACATAAATCATACTTTCTCTATTTGAGTCAATTAGAACAAAATGTCAAATAATGCTTAATGGAAGGGGCGTGTTCAAGCTGATGGAATACCCCGCCGTCACATTCACAACTTGATACGAAACCTCAGTACTATTCAGTGATCATAATCATAGTTTCTACAACTAGTACTCACAATCTGATGCAATTATGAACATCAAACTTCCAATTAGCGACAATATCAAAATATAAATGAGAAATTTTATCAAAAGAGAGATTTGGGGAAAGAACCCAGCAAATTGACAAGAAACTTAGTGATCAGGAACATAGTTCATCACT
This sequence is a window from Silene latifolia isolate original U9 population chromosome 8, ASM4854445v1, whole genome shotgun sequence. Protein-coding genes within it:
- the LOC141597273 gene encoding putative RNA-dependent RNA polymerase 3, whose protein sequence is MSVHHSTEYPLPESVENLINLICEEQCQPNPDNHARRELASLGEVISLEILKQIRRSKITKSFAGFIVYKAKNYRANNNGGFTQSPQKMSTLSTQFSRVSASCSSQGSNSVSSSGISPQYGIENGSRCSPHFLALEGFEFRRLFLILSYIGRNKLEKVASIEDIRSWRAQGEHLSMGAYESLIWNKLGQDKELVSKADRFKHRDWDPQRKTHYYHCHVYSDESYAFKGPYLETTTTFLQRVLKDENVLIVKFEADRTNANGSSEMTYPRFRKIAEEGIFLGPRCYRFFAFKDGGKGTKKNDPTSCSVKCYFVNMDSFSQFYKGNPNSVQKMSMHAARCIFMHVHTVSSLSAYMARFSLILSKTIKLDVDLNDGVRIEDIDDIACKNEDGSFVYGEDGKLQIQTDGTGFISEDLAQRCPRNCFKGSSANGSNFERCHDDIKLLDKSLEPSLLKCRQSDPPLLIQFRMFCNGRAVKGTVLVNKKLPEKTIQIRPSMVKVKIDPQLIAAPTVNSFEIVTTSNRPKQPNFSRFLIALLHFGGVPREFFTDILEEVIVDARNLLSNMRGALRVALIHGEIDDNFTVARMLLSGVPLEEPFIQWRLQVLAKEEKKSLKEGRLPIKDSFYLMGTADPVGCLDENEVCIIHDNGQISGDVLVYRNPGIHFGDIRVLKATHQKALEDIVGSSKYAIFFSTKGRRSSADQMAGGDYDGDMFWVSRNPELLSYFKPSEPWKCTCTLPTGIVKQPSDYSADELEHELFNLFLVTRFQPSKATGLAADSWLSYMDRLLTLGPECDDEKSIVKKKMLQLVDIYYDALDAPKKGLKVTVPKELVPSKFPHYMGRGDAFTYNSKSVLGEIFDRADQIKLEEKLIHVWKIPNFEDEIPEARLQSWIDHYKTYRDEMKGACTLDGELKNEAAGDVIQKYKQILYGADDLDKSPRSWADIRLDALALYHVTYDYAIGKNMAKYCGFAWKVAGSALLKAFMDDLDEKPVPCLLSVQRQLLV